Genomic window (Streptomyces sp. NBC_00078):
GTGGAGCCGCCGAAGGGGGCCGGGAAGGCCTGGACGCTGGATGTCCTGGTGGACGAGGTTCACTGATACATCCGCACGGACCTCCACTGAGACGTCCCGTCAGACGTCCTATCAAGCGTCCGATCAGGCGTCCGACGAGACGTCACCGGCACCCACGCCTGGGCGGCCATCGTTGCAGCATGCGCAATGAGCTTTGCGCATGCTGCGTCACCTGGGCAGTATGGCGCCATGCCCACCTCGCTGCTGGATCTCGCCCCCGTCGTGCCCGTCGTCGTCCTCGATGACGACGCCGACGCCGTACCGCTCGCGCGGGCGCTGGTCGCCGGTGGGCTGCCGGCGATCGAGGTGACGTTGCGGACGCCGGCCGCGCTGGAGGCGATCCGCGCGGTCGCCCGTGCGGTGCCGGACGCGGTGGTCGGGGCGGGCACCGTGATCACGCCGGAGCAGGTGAAGGAGTCGGTGGCCGCCGGGGCGCGCTTCCTGGTCAGCCCGGGCTGGACGGACATGCTTCTGGAAGCCATGCGGGCGTCCGGGGTGCCGTTCCTGCCGGGGGTGTCGACCACGTCGGAAGTGGTGGCACTGCTGGAGCGCGGGGTGCGGGAGATGAAGTTCTTCCCGGCGCAGGCGGCGGGCGGGACGGCGTACCTGAAGTCCCTCGCGGGGCCCCTGCCGCAGGCGCGGTTCTGTCCGACGGGCGGGATCGGTGCCGCGAACGCACCCGAGTACCTCAGCCTGCCCAACGTCGGCTGTGTGGGCGGAACCTGGATGATCCCCGCGGACGCCGTCGCCGCCAAGGACTGGGGGCGGATCGAGACGCTGGCCCGGGAGGCGGCGGGGCTCGGGCCGCGCGGCTGACCTGCTCCGCACTCCGGCACGGACCGGTTGAGGACCCGGACCCGCCCGCGGAGATCCTTCGGAAAAGTGAAGGTCAGCGCAGGTGAGAGGTGTCGTTGAAGAGTCGTACGCTCGCGTTGCCGTCCGCGTAGTAGGCCACCGCCGAGAGGGAGGCGGCCGAGAGCTCCATGCGGAACAGGGACTCGGGCGGGGCGCCCAGGGCGAGGCGTACGAACGTCTTGATCGGGGTGACGTGGGTGACGAGGAGGACCGTGCGGCCCGTGTACGCCGCCACCAGCTTGTCCCGTGCCACCGCGATCCGGGCCGCGGTGGCCGCGAAGCTCTCGCCGCCGCCGGTCGGCCGGGCCTCCGGGTCGTCCAGCCAGGCGTTCATGTCGTCGGGGTAGCGCTCGCGGACCTCGCCGAACGTGAGCCCCTCCCAGGCGCCGAAGTCCGTCTCGCGCAGCCCGTCGTCGACGCTCACCTCCAGGCCGAGACGTGCGGCGACGATGTTCGCGGTCTCGCGGGTACGGGCGAGGGGCGACGCGACGATCGCCTGAATCGTGCCTCGCCTGGCCAGCGCCGCCCCGACCCGCTCGGCCTGCTCCCGGCCGACGTCCGACAGGGACGGATCGGTACCGCCGCTCCCCGAGAACCGCTTCTGCGGAGTCAGCGGGGT
Coding sequences:
- the eda gene encoding bifunctional 4-hydroxy-2-oxoglutarate aldolase/2-dehydro-3-deoxy-phosphogluconate aldolase codes for the protein MPTSLLDLAPVVPVVVLDDDADAVPLARALVAGGLPAIEVTLRTPAALEAIRAVARAVPDAVVGAGTVITPEQVKESVAAGARFLVSPGWTDMLLEAMRASGVPFLPGVSTTSEVVALLERGVREMKFFPAQAAGGTAYLKSLAGPLPQARFCPTGGIGAANAPEYLSLPNVGCVGGTWMIPADAVAAKDWGRIETLAREAAGLGPRG